One window from the genome of Pseudomonas frederiksbergensis encodes:
- the potE gene encoding putrescine-ornithine antiporter — protein MADSSKKMSLMGLTTLVTVNMMGSGIIMLPTSMAQLGAVSLLSWIVTAVGSMAIAYCFSQCGIYCPRSGGLSAYTEEAHAKSGFFLCSYLYFLSLAIANVAVAISAVGYMTSFVPWLGSGAIPLFTGTVGLLWLTTVANFGGPGITGKIGAITVWGVIIPVAGLSIIGWFWFKPDLLVAAWNPNDLPISEAISKAIPLTLWAFLGMESAAQASDAVEDPKRTVPLACLFGTLGAAVVYVLSTTVIQGIIPNAELANSSAPFALVYAHMFNPTVGNIVMALAVMACVGSLLGWQFTLAQTAKMTADQGMFLKLFAKVNARNAPIVGMLVCGVLQTLLALSTISPNASAQFGKLVSLAAVTNLIPYVTAATGLLVMMHKAKVGVGIHLRNTTLLLVAVAYSLYALYACGTDAVFGGSLVLVFGYLLYGFLAKRFVGAAPTAGQP, from the coding sequence ATGGCCGACTCAAGCAAAAAAATGAGCCTTATGGGGCTCACCACATTGGTGACCGTGAACATGATGGGCTCAGGCATCATCATGCTGCCGACGAGCATGGCTCAACTCGGTGCCGTTTCACTCTTGTCATGGATCGTCACCGCCGTCGGCTCCATGGCCATCGCCTACTGCTTTTCCCAGTGCGGCATCTATTGTCCGCGCTCAGGCGGCTTATCTGCCTATACCGAAGAGGCACACGCCAAATCCGGGTTTTTTCTCTGCTCCTATCTGTACTTCCTTTCGCTGGCCATCGCCAACGTCGCGGTTGCCATCTCCGCAGTGGGGTACATGACCTCATTCGTGCCCTGGTTGGGCAGTGGCGCCATTCCGCTTTTCACCGGAACGGTCGGCTTGCTCTGGTTGACTACCGTGGCCAACTTCGGCGGCCCTGGTATCACCGGCAAGATCGGTGCGATTACCGTGTGGGGTGTAATCATCCCGGTCGCAGGCTTGAGCATCATCGGCTGGTTCTGGTTCAAACCCGATTTGCTGGTTGCCGCGTGGAACCCTAACGACCTGCCAATTTCCGAAGCGATCAGCAAGGCAATTCCCCTGACCTTATGGGCTTTTCTCGGCATGGAATCAGCAGCACAGGCCTCCGATGCAGTGGAAGACCCCAAGCGCACGGTACCCTTGGCTTGCCTGTTCGGCACGTTGGGTGCGGCAGTGGTTTACGTTCTGTCGACTACCGTTATTCAGGGGATCATACCCAACGCAGAGCTTGCCAACTCATCGGCGCCTTTTGCGCTGGTCTACGCCCACATGTTCAACCCCACGGTCGGCAACATCGTCATGGCGCTGGCGGTAATGGCGTGTGTGGGGTCGCTACTGGGCTGGCAGTTTACCCTGGCGCAAACAGCCAAGATGACGGCTGACCAGGGAATGTTCCTCAAGCTGTTCGCCAAGGTCAATGCACGAAATGCCCCGATAGTCGGAATGCTGGTCTGTGGCGTGTTGCAGACCTTGTTGGCGCTATCGACCATTTCGCCCAATGCCAGCGCTCAATTCGGAAAACTCGTCAGCCTTGCGGCAGTGACCAATCTGATTCCCTACGTGACGGCCGCGACCGGCCTGCTGGTAATGATGCACAAAGCCAAGGTTGGTGTCGGCATACACCTCCGCAACACAACGCTTTTGCTGGTCGCGGTGGCCTATTCCTTATACGCGCTGTATGCCTGCGGCACAGATGCCGTATTCGGCGGCAGCCTCGTCTTGGTTTTCGGCTACCTGCTCTACGGTTTCCTGGCCAAACGTTTCGTCGGAGCCGCTCCAACCGCTGGCCAGCCTTGA